Part of the Nicotiana sylvestris chromosome 2, ASM39365v2, whole genome shotgun sequence genome, CGATCGCGGAAAatgcatcgcgatcgcgaagaatagGTGTCTAGCTCTTTCAGACAACCTATATtataatggtcataactttttgtacaaaattTCAAATTGCAAATgttaactttctgaaaactagataccaagagctacaacttttatgttttgctcATCTtgcaattccttatagatttcgagatataagctgccaaagtcagccctatgcaacacaaatttcttcttcgcgatttcCAAACTCTTCCCAGGTAACCTGTAGTATATCaaccataactttttgtacacaacTCCAAATTCGAAATGGTTATATTTTCttaaaactagacacaaaggactacagcttttatttttggatcatctccaattccttatagattgcgaaATATAACCTTCTGGGTCAGTGCAACAGAAAGTTTCCTCTACGCGACCGCGAAAGGCCTCCCTCGATCGCGAATCACTGGCCAATTTTTCCCATTTTACTCATCGCGATCGCGGCCAATTccatgcgatcgcatagtacACTGCTGTAGCCAAAGACCAGCAACTACAAATGGCCTGgaaatgatccgaaaccacccTAAAACTCACCCAAGCTCCTCGGGACTCCATCCGAACATAtcaacaagtcttaaaacatatcacggacctgctcgaggcctcaaatcacatcaaacaatatcaaaactacgaatcgcacctcaaatcgaaTTATTAGTTTATGAATTTTTCAAATTCTATAATATGCGCCGAAAcgtatcaaatcaatccggaatgattCAAATTTTGCACGCGAGTCTTAAATGACAAAATGGAGCTGTTCCAGTTTCTAGAATCGAAATCCAACCCCCATATTAGTAAAGTGAACtcctggtcaaacttttcaattttttttattttccaactttcgccaaaatgcgccgaattgtCCTACGGAATTCCAAATCtaattccggacatacgcctaagtccgaaatcagcatacgaagctattgaaatcatcagaactccattccggagtcgtttgCTTAAAAGTGAAACTCCGatcaactcttttcatttaagcTTCAAAAAATGAGAATTGTTTTTACAATTTAATTCCGAATCTTCTGAAAATCAAATTCGACcgcacacgcaagtcataatacgtATTAAGAAATTGCTCGGGACCTTAAATCGCTGAATGGGGCGTTAATTTTTAAAACgacaagtcgggtcgttacataactcaataaaagaagaaatcttgTTCCACATAGAATGGTCAAATGACTGCTGGGGTTCAATTGAAATATCTTAAGAAATCTCAAGGATTCAAATGTTTAAATTCTTGTGTCATGTGATAACGCACTGTATATTCGCATTCAAAGAGAACAAACACACAAAAAATATAAATCTATCAGTAGTTAACTAACAAATACCAATATAAATTAAACAAAAGACTGGATTTATTACCTCTTCATGGCAACATATGCTTCATTTTTTATGGTTCTAACCAAATGACATCTGTGATATCTTTGGAGCATGAAACATTTGCAATACATGTCGATTTTAATCTAAATCTATAAAAACTTGCCCTACATAGAGTTGAGAATATCATTGATGAAGGATTTAGGATTTAATCTACTCCACAAAAAAACACGACCAAAATATTGAATATATAAAGGACACACAAAAGAAGTTTTTGACTTGCACATTGCAAAAACTTACACCAGAAAACTATACACGTACAAAACAATGCAATAGATCTATAAAGTTAAATCAAAATCCATTCAATCATCAAGTGATACAAAACGACCAATTCATGCAGCTCATTCAATGAATTCAAAGAGGAGACTTTATTTAGTCGGCTTCTAATAACAAAACTCATGATGGTCTTAGGTCTCTTTGATTTTGaaaaggatatatatatacaattttaTTCCTCCTTGAAGAGTGCCAATCTCACGTCataatttgaaaacaaattagtACCTGAAAGATTCTTAGAATAAAATTTCCTTTGTTTATTTAGGTAAAAATAATCTAGTAAAGTCAATGTGgtattgataggttacaagtaccttattttatgttttgatgatctaataaACTTACTGTCAGGAACCAAATAAGGAACCGGTTACATATCCTTAAGACCTTAAGATCGAAAGTTTCCAGCTTGGAATATACTTCAACTCTTCAGAGTCAGAGGAACAACAAAAGGATTAAATAACTATCATTTCCTAAGGAAACTATACAAGGCAATTGCCCCAACTGTAAAGTTGCTGCATGCACATGCTACAGTACAGAAACAGTGTAGCAGTCAACTTTATGGGGAATGTCTTTACCTACCTTACTTACATCATCCTAAGTGATGTCACAAATGTATTATTaaaatcaaggaaggtaaaacaaaGGACTTGTTCACTTAGATAATTCATTCAAGCACTCTCATGGTCATTGATCATCAAGCAatcaattctcaagtgcatcaagaacaaagaacaactctactacggaccagttcccacAATAAGTCATTGTATGTAaggttgagttgtaactttgtaatagttcttcaattgtaattcctacttagcttgtTTAGAAGTATTCTGTAggaaactctttgtaaaccttaaacctttgtgtttgagtcttggctagagttagtcgactTATAAAGTCTTTATAATAGAGTttttacaaagtggcttgtaatagagtattacaagttagtgagagattaagaggttaattcctagattgcatagattgtaatctaaaagttgctcattagtgaagttgaaatcctacaagggtaggtcatgGTTTTAACTCCCATTGAGCTgggaattttccacgtaaaattcctcttgtCATTTACTTACTGCTATGTGCATGTGTTCTAGTGGCAccgatagagaacctggttctctatagagtttggtgGACCTTTATATTCTATCAATTAGTATCAGAGTATACTCTTTCTATCAAGTTAAAACCTAGAAATGATCCTCATGGCTGATCCTCCAAACTTCGAAGAAGGCCAGTCTACTTACAGACCACCTAGGTTTAATGGACGGTATTATGGATAGTGAAAAACTAGAATGCACGACTTCATCATGGCTGAAGATTCTGAGTTATGGGATGTCATATGTGACAGATCCTTTGTTCATACCAAGAAACTTGGCGACCCAGTTGTAGCTATTCCCAAGACAAGGAAGGAATTCAATTATGCTGATCGAAAGGCGGTAGAGAAGAATTTTtgtgcaaagaaaattcttggtaTTGGCATTGGGCCTGACGAATACAGTAGGATATTAGCATGTCAGACAGCCAAGGAAATTTGAGAAGCCCTTCAAATAGCTCATAAAGGAACAACACAGGTGAAGAAATCCAAGATCGACATGCTCACAACTGAatatgagctcttcaggatgaaagACGATGAATCCATCCAAGATATGCATACTCGGTTCACCTCTATTATCAATGGGCTTCACTCCCTTGGTGAAATCATTCCAAGAAACAAGCTTGTCAGAAAAATCCTTAGTGTACTACCCAATTCTTAGGAAAGCAAAGTGAACGTTATTACAGAGGTGAAGGACTTGCAGGAGCTAACCATTGATGAGCTTGTTGGCAATCTGAAAACAtctgaaatgaagaagaagaaggaaaatgaaagaagagagccgAGGAGGGAAAAGAACCTGGTCCTCAAGACGGACAACAATGATTCAAGTGGTGAGGATGGTGATATGGCTTACTTGACAAGAAGATTCCAGAAGATGGTTCACAGGAATGGAGGCATTCCAAAAAAGGGGACGTTTTAGCAAGCCAAAAAATTATAACCTCTGTCATAAATGTGGCAAGTTAGGACACTTCATCAAATATTGCCCTCTCCTAAAACAAGATCAATACAAAAACAACTTTGACAAAGCAACCAAGAGGAACCCAGTTCCTGATAAACGCTTCAATAAAAAGAATGATACTGAAAATGTTGTAAATCAAGCTCTTGTTGCATGGGGAGGCTCTTCCAGTGAATCTAAAAAAGAAAATGATCATGGTAATAGTTTAATGATGGCAGTGGAAAGTGAAGCAACTGAGTATGATCAATCTTTGCCTTGATGGCCCAATCTGATGATGACGAAGATAAGGTAAATTTTCTAGATGTTCAGAGAAATTTAAAATCTTATTCTCCTAAAAAACTCATGTCATTGGCAAATGTGTTAATTGATGCTTATCACAGccttataaatgataaaaatgcttTAACTTTTGAGTTAGGAGAAGCAGAACAGACCAGAGATGACCTTGTAGTCGTTGTAGTTGATTTAAAGGAAATAATTAAGAACCTGAAGAAAAAGAATGATACCTTAGATAAAAAAATTGCAAATATAGAACATGAAAAAGATGATCTAACGGTAGTTGTGGTAGACCTAAAAGAGACCATTGAGTGtgtaaaaagggaaaaagaattcTTATCTGAGAAAGTTACTAACCTTGAGCACGAGAGAGATGACCTATTAGTGGTGATAGTGGATTTGATGGAAACAATTGGGGAACTTAAAATGGAGAGTAGGCCTGAAAATtctaaaaagggaaaggaagttgcaagcatggcacacattaagcttgaaagTGAGTTAAATTCAGTGAAGTCTAGTTTGTGTGCTGAGCTTGAGAAAAACAAAAAACTTCAGGTAGAACTAGGCAACATGAAGAGTGATCTTGAAAAGTCACTCAAATGGACTCGGTCCTCTGATGCTATCACTGCCATGTACACCAACAATGGGAGAAACAAGCAGGGGATTGTGTTTCAAAGGGAAAAGATTCCCTACAATCCTCATAGCAAGTACGTTACTGTATTTGACAATTAGCTTTGCACTCACTGCGGTAACAATGGGCACTTTAAAGAAAATTGTATGGCTAGATTTCAGTCACAGCAGAAAAACAAATCTTTTGCTAAAAAAGTAACTAATGTTAGAGAACCTGGTCCCTCATATAAAAAATACATGATGCCTGCATGGACCAAAAGATCCCTCATTCATCCTTTTCCTCATtataagggacccaaactagtttcgGTTTCTAAGTCTAACTCCTGATTTTCTTGTGTAGGGAATAGTGAAAGGAAGCAGCCTACAATAGTACATGGATAGTGgatgctcaaagcatatgactggaagtacaAACAATTTCCTTTCACTTAAGGCcttgcaaggagggagtgtatcctttggaaatCGAAAGAAAGGATACATTCTGGGAGTTGGAAGGATTGGTAAGTCTCTCTCACACTCAATCGAAAATATGTACTATGTGAACGGGTTGAAGTACAACTTGCTAAGTGCTTCCCACATCTGTGACAAGGGAAACATAGTGGAATTTGTGTCAAAAATCTGTACAGTCACAAACCTAGTGATTGGTGAGGTGGTTCTAGTCACAAAAAGATACAAAAATATCTGTGTTGCTGAGTTTGAGTCTCTGCAGAATGGTGATATCAGCTGTCTAAGTGTTAtagatgatgatgctgaactatgaCATATGAGGTTGGGTCATGCAAGCTTCACATTGCTGAACAAATTGGTTaggaaggacctggttcgtgaTCTGCCTAAGTCAAGCTTCACATTGCTGAACAAATTAGTTAGGAAGAACCTGGTTCGTGGTCTTCCTAAGTCAAGCTTCAAGGATCACAAAGTGTGTGACGCATGTGTAAAAGGCAAGCAAGTCAGATCCTCATTCAAGCCCAAAAGGGAAGTCAGCACCTCAAGGCCACTTGATCTCCTTCACatggatctatgtggacctatgagggtgcCAAGCAGAGGAGGAAAGAATTACATCTTTGTGATAGTTGATGATTGATCCAGATTCACCTGGACTTTATTTCTCAGGACCAACGATGAAACCTTTGAAGTGTTCGATTCTTTGGTCAAGAAGATCCAATTGAAAATGGGTAATAAGGTAGCCAGCATTAGGTCTAATCATGGGACAGAGTTTGACAATGCTAAACTTGATGAGTTCTGTACCGAAAATGGTATCACTCACAATTTCTCAGCACCAAGAACAcatcaacaaaatggtgttggaggaagaatagaactcttgaagacatggcaagAATAATGTTGATTGACAGTGGGATTCCAAAGAACTTTTAGGCAGAAGCTTTCAACACTGTCTGTTatttggtgaacaggtgcatgatcaggtccCTTCTGAACAAAACTCCATATGAACTGCTGAATGGAAGGAAGCCCAAGATAACACATCTAAGGACTTTGGGTGTAAATGCTTTGTTACAACAATGGAAAGGAAGCTCTTGGAAAATTCGATGccaaaagtgatgaaggaatTTTTCTGGGATACTCATCTCAAAGCAAAGCTTATAAAATGTACAACAAAATAATGTGTAGAGTAAAGTATACATGTGATATGTGATGAATCTCACTTCTCATGCGAGAAAGATAGACAtattgatcaagatggagaacccttatcTATTCCAGGAGAAGTCATTGACATGGCAAATGGAAAAGTAGACATGATGAGTCATGTAAAGGAATCCAGTGAAGATGACGCATGTGTACCTCTATTTGTTGAAGAGGAACCTGGTCCTATGATCATATCAACTAAAGCTGAAAATAGAGTTGTTGATGCAGTCCAAGGTACTCCACTTGCTGAAGTAAGAAGCACCCAAGAACCTCAATCAAACATACCTGGGTCTTCTACCAATGAGATTTAGGTGCCAAATTGGAAGCACAAAAACTcacatcctcttgacaacataatcaCCCCTTTTGACTTAGGagttcaaaccagatcaaaagcaACAAATTCACTTGCCTTTTCAGCCTTTCTTTCTCAAATAGAGCCcaaaaacatcaaagaaacattGAAAGATGCAGACTGGATCACAGCCATGCAAGAGGAGCtgcatcaatttgaaagaaacaatTTATGGCACCTAGTTCCTCAAACTGCAGATCGAATTATCATAGGAACCGggtgggtattcaggaacaaacttgatgattttggaaatataacaagaaacaaggcaaggcTTGTAGTTTAAGGCTACAATCAGGAAGAAATGATCGATTATGATGAAATATTTGCTCAGTAGCTCGAATGGAAGCCATTAGAATTCTTATTGcatttgcatctcatatggagttcacactgttccaaatggatgtgaaaagtAAATTTCTAAATGGCTATCtgaaagaagaagtctatgttaAGCAGCCTCCTGGTTTTGAGTGTCACTAGCATCCTGAGCATGTGTTCAAACTGGACAAGGCATTGTATGGGCTAAAGCAGGCTCCCCGGGCTTGGTATGAGAGGTTATCAAAATTCCTTCTAGAAAATGGATTTataagagggaaaattgacaacagtCTTTTTCTGAAAAAACGAGGGAGGAACCTGCTCGTTGTTCAGgcatatgttgatgatatcatcttTGGAGCCATATCTGACTCTctttgtgaagaatttgcaaaactcatgggtaGTGAGTTCGAGATGAGTATGATGGGAGAATTAAATTTCTTCTTAGGACTTCAAGTGAAGCAATCTTAGAAGAGAACACTGATAAGTCAACAGAAGTACATCAAGGAGTTGCTAaaaaggtttgacatggaagcaccAAAAGTCATCGACACTCCTATTTCCACAGCTACCCGTCTAGACATGGATAAACATGGTTCCCCTATAAATCAGGCCATGTATAGAGGGACCATAGGGTCACTCCTGTATCTCATTGCAAGTATACCAGACATCGTTTTCAGTGTGGGTCTTTGTGCAAGATTTCAATccaatccaaaggaatctcatatGAAGGATGCCAAGAGAATATTGATATATCTCAAGGGAATGTAGGACCTGGTTCTCTACTATCCGTTAAGCAATATCTTTGATCTTATTGGGTATGTTGACGCTGATTATGAAGGATATCtggtggataggaaaagcacATCTAGAATGGCACATTTCCTGGGTTCTTGCTTTATCTCATGGGGTACAAGGAAGAAGAACTCAGTGGCACTCTCAACTACAGAAGCGGAATATGTAGCAGCTACCCCTTGTTGTGCTTAACTACTATGGATTACGCAGCAGTTGGAAGACTTTGGAGTGTTCTTAGATTGTGTGCCTCTCTTATGTGATAACACAAATGCACTCAATATGGCAAAAAATTCAGTTCAACATAAGAGGACCAAGAACATTGATGTACGCCATCACTTTCTCAGAGACAATGTTGAAAAAGGGCTTATCTGTATGAAATTCTGTAGCACTaaagatcaaattgcagatatATTCACCAAAGCCCTGAGTAGAGAATACTTTGAGAAAAATCGCCTGGCACTGGGGTTGATGAAACCCAACTGAGAACCTGATCCCTTAATGATTGGTTATGAAAGAAATGTTCAGGTAAATTTAGCTAAAAAGTATTTTCTGGCAAAGTCTAACTCACCTCTATACCTATCATGACCccgatttcccaccctcgggatcgtgatggcgcctaactcttagaatgctaggcaagccaacagataaAGATCTAACACGCTAATCACTATTCAAAACATTAAATAACAATAATTTAAACTAGAACAAAATAGGAAGTGCAGAAATTTAAAATAGACCAGACACTATTACCCGactacccaaaatctggtgtcacaatccatgaacttctaagagttactacaaatactggtttaaagaaaatacatctgctctcaaaatgaaagaaaatagggAGACTAAGATAaatggaaggggactccaggctATGCGAACGCCGatagatctaccttgggtctcctgatggactaaaggcagcaacccTACTCTGATCAACGAGGTCcagtaccgaaatctgcacagaaagtgcagattGTAGCATCaatacaatcgaccccatgtactggtaagtgtcgagcctaacgtcggtgaagtagtgacgaggctaggataagACACCAtataaaacttgaacagtatAATCATGCTAATGGCAAAAACGGTAAATAAAGAAACAAAGCAGGAATAATGGGGAGGGGGCATGCAATGGGGGATCATAATATAAGGAGTGAGAAAATAATAGAAAGACACAATTTTAAACAGAAATCCTCAATTAACTTAAGCAATAAGGACAACAAAGGAAAACTGCATGGACCcgtcgtgtttttactctcaacctcaccaatATATAAATagaatggcacgacatcacccttcatgcattaaacCTCACATaatatacacggcatcacccttcgtgctccATCACTCTCATATCATGtcacaacatcaccctttgtgctttaactcacatatcatggcacgacatcacccttcgtgctttatcactctccTCACAAATCAAGAATTAACAACAACGGATAAAGAGAAGTATCACAAAGAAACCAGTATTTCATCAATGATTAATTCCACAAATTGGAAATTTCAACCTTGTATCAATGTTCAAAATTATCAACCTCAGTAGAACCGGATATAAGTCTTcccacatttgcaataacaacAATAAGCATGGATAATAAGATTTAGGACTACAAAATCTGTAAGAATGAAtttcactcgcatgctatgactcgACCACAACGCATAGgtgctcgtcacctcacctatacatcATATTCAACAAAAAAACATGTAGCAAGTAATCACACAATACccattccctcaagctaaggttagccacgacacttacctcgattccacgactGACTCAAGCTTCAAAACATTGCTTTTCCCTTAGTTTCCACCCccgaaccactcgtatctagtcataattaacttattaacatcaattattgctaaagaaatcaattttaatgcataattatagattttccaacatttttccaaaatgtcaaaaatcgacctcggtcccgcttggtcaaaacccgcaattcggaccaaaacccaattaccccatTCACACCCGAGATCGGATATATAATTGGTCTTGGAAattgacctcaatttgaggtctaaattctcaaatttcgaaattcttaAGTTCTGCCCAAAATcctcaattccaccatgaaaatcctaggtTCTAGGATGAAGTCTTGTAAAAAGAATTAaaagagtgaaagaaatgagttaagaatcacttacttatgatttggggaagaagaagttcttggaaaatcgcctcttatgtttaggattttgaaaaagacaaaaatgGATGAAAAGTCTCATTTATATAGAACCTCGGATCCTCACTACGCGGTCTGCTGAATTCCGGGCGCGGCCGCTAACCTCCACCGCGGTCCGCAAAATTATGGGGGCGGCCGCGAAATTGAGCATTACCCTACCGCGTCTATTAAGCCCCCCACCGCGGCCGTGTTCTTCTACCCGCGGTCCACGAAGTTTCCACTGTAGCCGCATTCTTCTACCGTGGTCTACGAATCTCACTCCGCGGCCGCACCCCTAAGAGCTGAGACCTGCAATCTCTGCAGCTATCCAACGCCAGGTCTTTTCCTAAGTCTAGACACTTCGTAGCCTAtcaaaaactcacccgagccctcgaggttccaaaccaaacatgcacacaagtctaaaagcatcatacagacttgcttgtgcgatcaaatcgctaaaataacacataaaactaggaatttagcatcaaattcaataaaattctcaagaacacttaaagtttctACTTTTTCAACCGAGGTTCCGAATCATGTCATATAAACTCGTTTCTCACCAATTTTCACAGACATGGTTTAGATATTATTACGgatctgtaccgggctccggaaccaacatatGGGTTCGATACCATCAACATCAAGCATAAATCATATACTTTAAAACCATAATTTTTTCTCaaattcaatcttagtcaaaaaattcatttctcgggctatggatctcggaattcgattccgggcatacgcgcagatcccatattttactacagacctTCCGAGATGGTCGAAACACGGGTCTGGATCTGTTTACTCAAatcgttgaccaaagtcaacaaaaaattatttttataggcaaaaattattattttctcaaattttcacataaagacTTTCCAGAAATGCtaccggactgtgcacgcaaatcgaggagcaAAAGGATGAGGTTTGAAGGCCTTGGAACCCCGAATTGGGTCCTAAAatacgagatgaccttttgggtcatcaaaaTACCGTTAAATGTAGACACACATGATGATTACATAGAAAATAGGCAATTGATGCAGTACGCGCTGGTAAAAAGGGTAAACCTTACAGATGCAAGATTACTCACTGAATCTGGTTCTCCTAACACATGCTAGTAGTTTCTCTATTCTCTCATGCACAATTTCGAACGGTTAAAACAAGTGCCACGTCATTAGTATGTCAATTACTTTTCTTTGCGTCCTTTGAACCCAAACGTCTCACCCATTGAGAATCGACCCAATTCCCAAAACTGCCGCCCTTTCTTAACCGATCCCTGGTCTATTATAAATACATCTATCACTATCACAACTCTTCCCATCAAATTTCAAAACCCCATTCTTCTGCCTCTCTTCAAACTACCAAATCCCTTCTCTTCTTCTCACCATggctgaaaatcaaacaaccTCGAGTGTTCCAAGCAACATCCCTATTGAGTCCTCACCTATTGAAACACCGATATTAGACTCCTCACCCCAAACTACTGCTAGCCAAAAACCCTAGGACAAAGTCACCCCCACATTCTGTCTCCTCTCCTACCCACTCGAGTTCTGGTTCTTATAGGAGTCGCAAAATCTCGACTCCCAAAAGATTTGTAGCCTAGAGACCTTCTCCTACTTTATCAGAAAAAGGGGATGAATAGAGTACTACTGACAAAGAAGAAAATTAAGAAACTTCAAGTTTACCTATGAAAAAAGGGCCAATAGTAGATCAAATTGATGGTTTCAAGAAGGATGACTCAACAAAGACTGATCCTGATCTTGTGTCCACAGGTAACACTCCTTTCTCTACTGAGTTTTCCATGGATGTCCAAGAGAAAGAGGCAATAGAAAACATGTTGTCCATAACTAATGAAGGGGTTGTTATAGAAGATAGTGATAATGGTTTTGGGACTCAGGGGGAAGAATTTAAGACTGTGAAAGAAGGTAGAGAGTTTGTGCATGTTGAACAATCGGCACAGGATAATACTACTAGGGTACCAAATAAGGGACCTGATCCCTCCCAGGAGGATCTAAATCAGGGGTCCTCTCAAGAGCCTCAGGTCAGTATTGACCCTGCTCCCTCTCCTCATTTTGATGTTGAGCCTTTGTGTGTGGTGATGCCTAAGGAAAGATCTGTGTCCAGAGAAGAAAAAGGTGATAGTGAAGAGGATTCTGATGATTTGCCAATAGCAAGCCTGACTAAGCGGAGACCAATAGATGCTCAAGAGTCTACTCCTAAGCGACCCACTACTAGGTTGCAAAGTAAGGAGGCTCTTGAGTCTGCTCTTAAGAACAACCAAGCTAAGTCAAATAGAAGAAAGTTGGTAAAAGATgggaaagtagtgaatgagaaATCAATGCCGGTAGTGAATGTGGATGAGTAAGAAGCCGAGGAGCCTGGTTCTTTGACTAGAAAGCTCTCGCAGAAGCATGGTCTCCCAAAGCAAAAAGAGGATCTTCCGTATCTACTGAAAATCTGAACAAATCTGATGATTTGTGTCTAGTGATAAGTCTGTGGAAGAGTCTGATGATGGTGTGATGGAAGAGTTGGGTGAAAGGTCTGTGAAGTTTGCTGCAAAAAGGAAGAATACTCGGAAGTCTGCTAAGAGAAAAGTTGAAACAGATGAGGAACATGGTTCCTCAAAGAATGCCAGAGTGGGTGATCTAAGGAGTGCTGGGAAAGAGAGGTTACGAAGTCAAAAGGTGCTATGGGGCGCACATTTGCCCCTGATATCTTGGAGGAGGCTGGTATGAGACAATTTGTTAAGATCTGTGAGTTCCAACAGTGGACACATTTGTTCACAAATGATGCTCCAATGGTATATAAGGAGGAAGTTCAAAGTTTCTATGCTGGTGTAAAGGATAAGATCCAATGGAGTCCTGTAGTTAGAGAATCACATATAGCTTCATGCTTTTAGCAAATGACgaaaaatcaaagaaacatcTAACAAATATAAGAAAAACAGAGAAGAAAATTTCCATGGAGCCTCAAGTTATAATAATAGAAAATTGTAATATGCACCACAACTGTTGTAGTGAAAAAAGTTCTTATGGCCACCAACTCTGCGCAAAAGATAATATTCTAATTAACAAACTTCCAAGCAGCAAAGTATTAGTATCAGATAAAGCTACCAATGCACGGAGATATATTGTAGTATTTATCtataacttatctacaacttttacACATTATTtttacccagttaaatacaactacaataacatataACTTCAATACAAATTTTacacaatatgtct contains:
- the LOC138885388 gene encoding uncharacterized protein, translating into MDSGCSKHMTGSTNNFLSLKALQGGSVSFGNRKKGYILGVGRIGKSLSHSIENMYYVNGLKYNLLSASHICDKGNIVEFVSKICTVTNLVIGEVVLVTKRYKNICVAEFESLQNGDISCLSVIDDDAEL